The DNA window GGACATACTGGCGGCACCGCTTTTCTGACCTCGCCCGTCGGACGGGCCTTCTTCGAGTTTTTCGGGGAAAGCCTGTTCCGGTCAGACCTGTCGATTTCGGTCGGCGAACTCGGCTCGCTGCTGGACCATAGCGGGGCGATCGGCGCGGGCGAACGCTATGCCGCGAAGGTCTTTGGATCGGACCGGAGCTATTATGTCACCAATGGTTCGTCGACATCGAACCGCGTCATATTGATGGCGAGCGTGACACGTGACCAGGTCGCGCTGTGCGACCGCAACTGCCACAAGTCTGTCGAACATGCGATGACGCTGTCGGGCGCGATCCCGTGTTACCTGATGCCGACGCGCAACGCGCTGGGGATCATCGGACCGATCCCGCCCGAGCGACTGACCCCCGCCGCGCTGCGCCTGCTGGTCAGCGAGAATCCACTGGTGCCGATCGGTCCCGATGCCAGGCCGGTCCACGCGGTCATCACCAATTCGACCTATGACGGGCTTTGCTACAATGTCGCGCGCGTCGAGGAACTGATGGGCGAAAGCGTCGACCGGCTCCATTTCGACGAAGCCTGGTACGCCTATGCGCGCTTCAACCCGATTTATCGCGAACGCTTCGGAATGCACGGTGAACCGGCGACGCGCGATCGGTCGAAGCCTACCGTCTTCACAACCCATTCGACGCACAAGCTGCTCGCGGCGCTGTCGCAGGCGTCGATGATCCATGTTCGCGACGGCCGCAACCCGATCGACCATGCCCGCTTCAACGAAGCGTTCATGATGCACGCATCGACCTCGCCCTGTTATCCGATCATCGCGTCCAACGATGTGTCGGCGGCGATGATGGATTCGTCGGGCGAAAAACTGACCGGCACATCGATCCGCGAGGCGATTGCGTTTCGCCAGATGGTGGCGCGACTGTCGGCTCAGATGGCGGAGGACAATAGCTGGTTCTTCGACCTGTGGCAGCCAGCCAAGGTTCCAGACGCGCGCGGACGCACCGTCGCCTTCCACGAAGCCGATCCGGAACATCTGGCGACCGAGCCGTCGTGCTGGTACCTCGAGCCCAACGCCGAATGGCACGGCTTCGGGAATATCGAGCCTGGTTATTGCATGCTCGATCCGATCAAGGTGTCGATCCTGACCCCCGGAATGGACCCGACGGGCGATCTGCGCGCGGTCGGCATTCCCGCGAGCATCGTTACCGCCTATCTGGCGGCGCGCGGTATAGTCGCCGAGAAAACCACCGACTTCACGATCCTCTTCCTGTTCTCGCTAGGCGTCACCAAGGGTAAATGGGGAACGCTGGTCAACGCGCTGCTCGATTTCCGCAAGGATTATGACGCGAACTGCCCGCTCGATCGCGCGATCCCCAGCCTCGTCGCCGATCATCCCGATCGTTACGCGGGCATGGGACTGCGCCAGCTTGCCGACCTGATGTTCGCCGCGATGGGCGACCTCAAGACGACGCGGATGATGTCCGAGGCGTTCGGCATCCTCCCCAAGCCCGACATGAGCCCTGTCGCCGCCTATGAGCAGCTGGTCCGCGGCAATATCGAGAAGGTTGCGCTTGATCAGGTCGCGGGCCGCACGCTGGCGACAGGGATCGTCCCCTATCCCCCGGGCATCCCGCTGATGATGCCGGGCGAAAATGCCGGTCCCAAAGGCGGGGCACTGATCGGTTATCTCAAGGCGCTCGAAAGCTACGACCTGCGCTTCCCCGGCTTTGGGCACGATACACACGGGGTCGAGAATGAGGATGGCGTCTATCACGTGTTGGTCGTCAAGCATTGAAGGGGAAGCGAAATGGCTGAAGAAGCAGCGGCTGCGCCCGCAAGCGGGGGCGGCAACAAGATCGGGGTGGTTGCCGCCACATTAATGGTGGCAGGCAACATGATGGGATCGGGCGTATTCATGCTGCCCGCCAATCTTTCGGCGATCGGAAGCATCGCGCTGATCGGATGGATCTTCACGATTGTTGGCGCGGTCGCGCTGGCGCTCGTCTTCGCCAAGCTGGCGGCGATCGATCCCGCGGCGGGCGGCCCTTACGCCTATACGCGAAAGGCGTTCGGCGATTATATGGGGTATCAGACAAACCTCATTTACTGGCTCGCGAACGTCATTGGCAACGTCGCGCTCGCGGTCGCTGGCCTTGGCTATCTTTCGCATTTCTTTCCGGTGCTGAAAGTCCCGGTGGTGATGGCATTCGCCGCCATCGCAGTCATCTGGTTCTTCACCTACGCCAATATCCTCGGCCCCAAGCTGGTCGGTCGGCTCCAGAGCTTCACGACCGTGTTCGCGCTGGTCCCGATCTTCGGGATGGCGCTGTTCGGCTGGTTCTGGTTCAGCGCCGACATCTATGAATCGGCGTGGAACGTCTCTGGCAAGAGCGACACAAGCGCGGTAATGGCCACGCTCACCTTCACACTCTGGGCATTTATCGGCGTCGAAAGCGCGTCCGTCTCGGCCGGCGTCGTCGAGAATCCCTCGCGCAATGTCCCGATTGCTACGGTCGGCGGGGTGGTGCTGGCATCGGTCGCCTATATACTCAGCTCGTCGGTCATCATGGGCATGATCCCAAACAAGGAATTGCTGGTTTCATCAGCGCCCTTCGCGGATGCCGCGCGGCTCGCGCTGGGCGATTTTTCTGGCAGTGTAGTCGCGCTCTGCGCCGCAGTCGGTTGTCTCGGGTCGCTGGCGGGCTGGACCTTGCTCGTCGGCCAGTCGGCAAAAGCCGCGGCGGATGACGGGCTGTTCCCTGGCATCTTCGCGCGGGTCAACAAGCGCGGCGTCCCCTCGCTGGGCCTTGTCATCGTGGCGACGATCATGAGCATTCAGGTGCTCGCCACCATGTCGCCGACCGCAAGCGAGCAGTTCGGCAAGATCGCGTCGATTGCGGTCATCATGACATTGCTGCCTTATATTTACTCGATGATCGCCATAAAGGTGCTCGGCTATCGCAAGATGCCCCACGCGCAGTACACCTTCTTCGTGATCACGGGGCTCGCGGGGGCGGCCTATTGCATGGTGGCGCTGGCTGGCTCCGATGGAGAGCAAGTGCGGTGGTCACTGATCTTCGTGATCTCCACAATCGTTTTCTACTCGGCGTCGATCACCCGCAAGCGCGATATCGAGGAAAAGCATCTCCATCCGGGTGGGCGTTCGCCCGTCTGGGTGCGTTATCTCGCACTGGGTGTTACCATTGCTGCGCTGGCCGTAATGTTCTGGCTGTCGGTGGGCCGCTATTCCGGTCTCGACCTTCACTCGCGCTCTGCATCGCCGCCGAACGTATCGGAGACGGTCGACAAGATGGTGCCACAAGAGACGCCCTGATGGACTGGCGTGCGATGACCGATGCGGATCTCGATCGAGTGACGAACCTCGCAGAGGCGGTTCACCTCGATTATCCCGAGAACTCATCGGTCTTCGCCGCCTGTTTCCGCCTCTATCCGGCAGGATGTCATGTTCTGGACATCGGCGACGGCAGGATTGGCGGCTACCTGATCTCACATCCAGGGCGGCTCGACACGCCGCCGGCACTCGATGTGCCGCTGAAGCGGCTGCCCGAACCGCTCGACTGCTATTATCTTCACGACCTCGCGGTCGGCGAGGCAGCGCGCGGGCACGGCATGGCGAACCGCGCGGTGGAGATTGTCGTGGAGGAAGCACGCCGTGGTGGCTTTTGACACTATCGCCCTGATCGCGGTCGGCGATGCCCATGCCTTCTGGAACTATTGGGGTTTCGCATCGCTCGGCGACGGCCGGATCAATCCGGCGAAAGGCTATGGCGAGGAAGCGCGCGCGTTGATCCGCAAAATCTGATCAGCGCACGAAATCATACTCGATCGTCGCCTGGATGCGCGAGGTGATGCGCGAGCTGCCATCCTGTTCGTCGCGGAACCCGACGAGCCGCACGACGCCGCCGAGCTACGATGGTGGGGGAACATCGCACAGGTGCGTTCTCCTCTCACGGCATCGAACGTTGCGGCTCCTCATTCCTCACATCATCGCGCGGTGGCTGCCGGCGCGTCATCATCGCATAGACCGGTATCCCGATCATCGTCAGAATCATGGTCCACAAACCCGCCGCCGCACCGCCGCCATATATTGTGACCAGTGAAAAGGTGAAGGCGATCAACGAAATCAGCGTGAAGGGCCGGTCAGCCCAAGGGCCGGGCCGGGCAAGACTCGCGAGCAGCGTGGTTTCGGCGGCCGCGCAAAAGGCATAGGGGACCATTTCCGCGGTGGTCGAGAGATTGATGAGCTCGCGATAGACGCCGACCAAAGCGGTCAATCCGCTCGCCTGCAGCAGCAGCATCAGCGATGACAGGACAAGCGAAATGGCAATCCCCGCCGCAGGGGTGCTCGAGCGGCTAAGCCGCGCGAAGATCGGAGGGAACAGGCCGTCGCGCGCCGCGGCAAGCGGAACCTGGCCCATCACCAGCGTCCAGCCGTTGAGCGCGGCGAGCGACGAGAAGATGACCGCCGCCGCCAGCACGTCGCCAGCCCAATCCCCCCACATCAGGCGGGCTGCATCGGCAAAGGGCGCCGACGAGGCCGCCAGCGTCGCGCGCGGTACGACGCCCATCACGGTGACCGTGCAGAGAATGAATATCGCGGCGCAGATCAATGTGCCTAGGATGGTGGCGCGCGGAATCGTGCGCGCCGGATCCCTGACATTGTCGGCGGGCACGGTCGAGGATTCGATGCCCAGGAAAGCGAACATGATCAAAGGCATTACGCTGGCGATCGCGAATAGCGTGGAAAGCGGGCCAGAACCGCCCGCGCCGGCGGGGAGGTCAGGCGGTAGCGCGAGGGTCGCGGGCGAAACCCAGAACAGCCCGATCGACCCGATCGCGATGAAGGGCACGAGCTTCATGCCGACCATGATATTCTGAAGTATCGCGGCGGACCGGACGCCACGGATATTCACCAGCGCGACGGCCCATATCGCGGCCAGCCCGATTGCGGTGGAAAGCAGCCGGCTTTGACCAATGCCGGGGAAAAAAACGCCGAGATAACCCACGAAGGTGATCGCGATCGCGGGCTGCGAAACCCACATCGAAATCCAATAGGTCC is part of the Mesorhizobium loti genome and encodes:
- a CDS encoding Orn/Lys/Arg decarboxylase N-terminal domain-containing protein codes for the protein MSSQSSLRLAMRALLVRENFGEESAAGRAMAALVDELERREIEVVLSSAVDDALAIVSTDPSIQCLLLDWDLSKGDEHQAARTILDAMRDFNADVPIFLLANRSVASTIPADAMTKADDFIWLLEDTADFIGGRVFAALQRYRSTVLPPMFAGLVEFARTYEYSWHTPGHTGGTAFLTSPVGRAFFEFFGESLFRSDLSISVGELGSLLDHSGAIGAGERYAAKVFGSDRSYYVTNGSSTSNRVILMASVTRDQVALCDRNCHKSVEHAMTLSGAIPCYLMPTRNALGIIGPIPPERLTPAALRLLVSENPLVPIGPDARPVHAVITNSTYDGLCYNVARVEELMGESVDRLHFDEAWYAYARFNPIYRERFGMHGEPATRDRSKPTVFTTHSTHKLLAALSQASMIHVRDGRNPIDHARFNEAFMMHASTSPCYPIIASNDVSAAMMDSSGEKLTGTSIREAIAFRQMVARLSAQMAEDNSWFFDLWQPAKVPDARGRTVAFHEADPEHLATEPSCWYLEPNAEWHGFGNIEPGYCMLDPIKVSILTPGMDPTGDLRAVGIPASIVTAYLAARGIVAEKTTDFTILFLFSLGVTKGKWGTLVNALLDFRKDYDANCPLDRAIPSLVADHPDRYAGMGLRQLADLMFAAMGDLKTTRMMSEAFGILPKPDMSPVAAYEQLVRGNIEKVALDQVAGRTLATGIVPYPPGIPLMMPGENAGPKGGALIGYLKALESYDLRFPGFGHDTHGVENEDGVYHVLVVKH
- the adiC gene encoding arginine/agmatine antiporter; the protein is MAEEAAAAPASGGGNKIGVVAATLMVAGNMMGSGVFMLPANLSAIGSIALIGWIFTIVGAVALALVFAKLAAIDPAAGGPYAYTRKAFGDYMGYQTNLIYWLANVIGNVALAVAGLGYLSHFFPVLKVPVVMAFAAIAVIWFFTYANILGPKLVGRLQSFTTVFALVPIFGMALFGWFWFSADIYESAWNVSGKSDTSAVMATLTFTLWAFIGVESASVSAGVVENPSRNVPIATVGGVVLASVAYILSSSVIMGMIPNKELLVSSAPFADAARLALGDFSGSVVALCAAVGCLGSLAGWTLLVGQSAKAAADDGLFPGIFARVNKRGVPSLGLVIVATIMSIQVLATMSPTASEQFGKIASIAVIMTLLPYIYSMIAIKVLGYRKMPHAQYTFFVITGLAGAAYCMVALAGSDGEQVRWSLIFVISTIVFYSASITRKRDIEEKHLHPGGRSPVWVRYLALGVTIAALAVMFWLSVGRYSGLDLHSRSASPPNVSETVDKMVPQETP
- a CDS encoding GNAT family N-acetyltransferase, yielding MDWRAMTDADLDRVTNLAEAVHLDYPENSSVFAACFRLYPAGCHVLDIGDGRIGGYLISHPGRLDTPPALDVPLKRLPEPLDCYYLHDLAVGEAARGHGMANRAVEIVVEEARRGGF
- a CDS encoding amino acid permease — translated: MTAPIASSHARSLGVVTCSALVVGNIIGSGFFLSPAALAPYGYVALIGWVLMAGVAICIALLFARLARILPSVGGPYAYARQAFGPQAGFIVAWTYWISMWVSQPAIAITFVGYLGVFFPGIGQSRLLSTAIGLAAIWAVALVNIRGVRSAAILQNIMVGMKLVPFIAIGSIGLFWVSPATLALPPDLPAGAGGSGPLSTLFAIASVMPLIMFAFLGIESSTVPADNVRDPARTIPRATILGTLICAAIFILCTVTVMGVVPRATLAASSAPFADAARLMWGDWAGDVLAAAVIFSSLAALNGWTLVMGQVPLAAARDGLFPPIFARLSRSSTPAAGIAISLVLSSLMLLLQASGLTALVGVYRELINLSTTAEMVPYAFCAAAETTLLASLARPGPWADRPFTLISLIAFTFSLVTIYGGGAAAGLWTMILTMIGIPVYAMMTRRQPPRDDVRNEEPQRSMP